In a single window of the Canis lupus dingo isolate Sandy chromosome 18, ASM325472v2, whole genome shotgun sequence genome:
- the LOC112661471 gene encoding V-type proton ATPase subunit G 1-like: protein MASQSQGIQQLLQAEKRAAEKVADARKRKARHLKQAKEKAQMEVELYRREREQEFQSKQQAATGSQGNLSAEVEQATRRQMQSMQSS, encoded by the coding sequence ATGGCCAGTCAGTCCCAGGGTATCCAGCAGCTCCTGCAAGCTGAGAAACGGGCGGCTGAGAAGGTGGCAGATGCCAGAAAGAGGAAAGCCCGGCATCTGAAGCAGGCAAAGGAGAAGGCACAGATGGAGGTGGAGCTGTACCGCAGAGAACGAGAGCAGGAGTTCCAGAGCAAGCAACAGGCGGCCACGGGCTCCCAGGGGAACCTGTCGGCTGAGGTGGAACAGGCTACCAGACGCCAGATGCAGAGCATGCAGAGCTCCTAG